The genomic DNA CGAGAGCACGGTCGCCACGGCCTCCGCGTGGCGGCTCATCCTCCGGAAGTTCCTGCGCCACCGCCTCGCCGTGGCCTCGGCCCTGATCCTGCTCGCGCTCTACGCCACGGTACCGTTCGTCGAGCAGCTCGCGCCCTACGGGCAGGCCCGCCGCAACGGCGATTTCCTCTACGCGCCGCCGCAGCGCGTCCACCTGTTCCACGAGGGCCGCTTCGTCGGGCCGTTCGTCTACCCCTACCGGGCCCACCTGGACCTCGACACGTTCCGCCGGGACTACAAGGTGGACGCGTCCGCCCCGCAGCCACTGCGCTTCCTCTGCCGGGGCGACGGCTACGACTGGCTCGGGCTCGTCCACATCGATCTGCATCTCGTCTGCCCGCCGGAGAACGGCACGCTGTTCCTCCTCGGCACCGACAAGCTCGGGCGCGACCTGTTCTCGCGCATGATCTACGGGGCGCGGATCTCGCTCACCATCGGCCTCGTGGGCGTCGCCATCTCGTTCGCGCTGGGGCTCTTCTTCGGCGGCATCGCGGGCTATTTCGGCGGTATCGTCGATGCCGGGGTGCAGCGGCTGATCGAGGTGGTGCGCTCCCTGCCGGAGCTGCCGCTCTGGCTCGCCCTGTCGGCGGCGCTGCCGCCGAACTGGAGCCCGCTGCTGATCTTCTTCGGTATCACGGTGATCCTCGGCCTGCTCGACTGGCCAGGGCTGGCGCGGGCGGTGCGCGGCAAGCTCCTGGCCCTGCGCGAGGAGGATTTCGTCCAGGCCGCCGAGTTGATGGGCGCCTCGCCCACCCGTGTGATCGGCCGGCACCTGATCCCCAACTTCATGAGTCACCTGATCGCCTCGGCGACCCTGTCGATCCCGACCATGATCCTCGGCGAGACAGCCCTGTCATTCCTGGGCCTGGGCCTCAGACCGCCGGTGACCAGCTGGGGCGTGCTGCTCAACGAGGCGCAGAATCTCGCGGCGGTGCAGCTCTATCCCTGGCTGCTCCTGCCGGTCCTGCCCGTGCTGGTGACCGTGCTCGCGTTCAACTTCATGGGTGACGGTCTGCGCGACGCGGCGGATCCGTATCACTGACGGGAGGCGCCGCGCTGGGCCGGCCTACCCGGCGAGCGGCAGCGGCGCGATCCGCGTCGGGGCGGCGACGCCCTTGCGCTCCAAGAGGCCCGGCGGCGGCACGGGGGCGTCGATGGTGCAGACCACGCCGGTCGGCTCGTAGCTCAGCACGACCTCGCCGGCGAGCTCGCGCGCCAAGCTGCGCTCGATCAGGCGCGAGCCGAATCCGGTCCGTGTCGGCTTCTTGACCGGCGGGCCGCCGCGTTCGGACCAGCGGAGCGAGAGCTGCATCTCCTCCAGGCGCCGCACCGTCCAGGAGATCTCGACCGTGCCGCCCTCAGTCGAGAGCGCGCCGTACTTGACGGCGTTCGTGCCGAGCTCGTGCAGGGCCATGGCGATGGACAGCGCCAGCCGCGGCGGCAGACGCAGGGCCGGTCCCGAGACCTGGAACCGCGAGGTCCGGCCGTCGCCGGCCTCCAGCGGCCGGATCGCGTCCGCCACGACGGCGGAGAGTTCCGCACCCTCCCAGCTCTCCCGGGTGAGGACGTCGTGCACCCGCGCCAGGGCGAGGAGGCGCGCCTCGAAGGCGGCGCGCGCCGCGTCGGCCTCCGCGCCCTCCAGCCCGCGCAGGGACTGGGCCGCGATCGACTGCACCGTCGCGAGGGTGTTCTTCACCCGGTGGTTCAGCTCGTGGATCAGGAGCAGCAGGTGCTCCTCGGCGTTCTTCGTGTCGGTGATGTCGATGTTGCAGCCGGTGTAGCCCAGGAAGTTCTGGGCGTCGTCGAGCCGCGGCACGCCCTCGCACTGGAGCCAGCGCACCGCGCCCGTCCGGTCGATC from Methylobacterium radiotolerans JCM 2831 includes the following:
- a CDS encoding ABC transporter permease; translated protein: MTDALPASGHFVDPAPFEPEARAESTVATASAWRLILRKFLRHRLAVASALILLALYATVPFVEQLAPYGQARRNGDFLYAPPQRVHLFHEGRFVGPFVYPYRAHLDLDTFRRDYKVDASAPQPLRFLCRGDGYDWLGLVHIDLHLVCPPENGTLFLLGTDKLGRDLFSRMIYGARISLTIGLVGVAISFALGLFFGGIAGYFGGIVDAGVQRLIEVVRSLPELPLWLALSAALPPNWSPLLIFFGITVILGLLDWPGLARAVRGKLLALREEDFVQAAELMGASPTRVIGRHLIPNFMSHLIASATLSIPTMILGETALSFLGLGLRPPVTSWGVLLNEAQNLAAVQLYPWLLLPVLPVLVTVLAFNFMGDGLRDAADPYH